GTAATCTAgaaatatatcttaaaattttgaaatagatgggtaaaatttttttaaaaaaatgtcatttttttaaccttatatatagtaaaaacCTTTGAAAATTTGCCAACACCCTTACGGTGCTCAGTGATTTGAAATTCTCCTAGGAGAAACATTAGTTCATATccatattaaaacaaaaaatctcACCCCATTGTAAtagcaaaacaaaaacaaaaaaacatttgaaaattaattttgaaacttttgaaTAAGAATAAAAGAAAGTCAAGTCAAACAacttcataataataataataataataataataattaatggtatatttaatgttatctatactatatattaaaattaaaatatttttaataactaACTTTTGTATGGTAGTcaagatttttaataattttcaaaacaatCTTTAACCATAAAACATATAccacatttttctttaaattttatgtttttctcatatcattcaattttaaaaattaataactttatttttaaaattttaaaacaaaaaacaacttATACTCTAATTTTTCTACGGAACACACGAATTACATGTGTGACGATCGATATAATTGATTCGTTTATTTACcttacattttatttaatttttgtttgaaaatgtAACCTTATCTACTTGTGGGCACAACCTAATATCCTAgtaataattgattaaattgattTGACTTGGTAATTTACGGTAGTTTGAAATTATATTGAACCATTCGGATAGGAAGAAATTTTATTATCGTTGTATGctataaaatatgtgtttaaaaATATTCTATTTGGACTTTTTAGAGGAGATGGTTGGTTTAATGTGATAGCAAATTTGAAAAAGAATACTCCTAGTCTAGTTGTGGGCACATACcctatttgtatttttttgaaattttaacgCGTTGTTATTATAtcagtttgaaatatttacgGATTTGTGACTTTTATACGTATACAATCTTACAAATTTGAAGTGAGTGATGTAGTCAAAAATTGTGATTATCCGAATTACTCTACAGGTTCGTAAACGAATTCAAGTAATCGTAAAAGGATATTCTAGCTAGCTAGTAAACGGGTCCAAGTAGCTGGTGGTGTCACGTCCCGATACCGGGTGAGTTGACATCCGGCGTTGTTTTACAATTATTCGATCGTAaatcaacaagcctcgtagtacagtgtacaaccaaaccagtctttttcataaaacatacattgtctttacaacgtaaTCAACTTAACAAACGAGTGCGGAAGCGAacaacgtaaaaataaaagatagccAAATTTCAAAGTATGTCTTGATCAACTGAAACCTTGTTACCATCCCCAGAAATGCatttgctcttcttcttcaacttgtttttcatttttatctgggAGTGAGAGGTGTAAGGGTgagtattttgtgaaatactcagcaagtgggggacGATCGATCACAATAACACAaggatatacatatatagatcTTAACAATTCGAAATTTTCCGCGTCTCAACAAATGTCGGAACAATAAATAGACAAAATGATAGACACGacataacttatatatatatttatgtaaatattaaatgaatttcatgtcacaataataattcataacaAAATCAGGAAATGATATTAACAATGAGCATAActtatcatatgcatatagacatatcatatattattcgtATTGCAATGCTATTTCATCTTATTATCCATGGTGTTACTGATCAATCCCCTATATGTaattcctctaaggggtgaggccatatatcggttattattacccaccgcatcagggccataaacttgtcatatcttatcatgttttaggaaaattttcctttttaccATTTCTAACTTGAATCATAACAGTACCTTTAAACATAATTCTTAGAATACACCAAATTGAcgtttaagaatatatattagaatataacatgaaacgaaaacaacataattttgaaacgaaaggaacatgcatttgaaattgatttaaacatgcttaacaatttatcgaaacgaaatattcatatatcaaatcgaaggaatatatcatgtcgatcgatttttcgaaaacatatttaaatactttaaaacataagcccacttacagaaAAGGTGCTCCAAGATTACAGAAGAAACAAGCTGGAATTTATCGTCCGAAAATCCGTAAATTAGCTAAACTCGGTTGAAATCCGAGCAGTTTTCTTGCTgaattgtttcacaaaatttgacCGTATGGATGAGgctgaaattttgatatgatgtttAAAACATATGAAAGTGTAATATGAACGGTGCAGATTATATTTGAATAAACCGTTGGACTGGAAGTTTCTCTCGAAAATGAACAGAATTTCTAGCTCGAAAATATCACTCAAGAAAATGTTGAGGTGTCCAAGCTTCATTCATGCTCTAGTTTGAGAGGTTTATGGTGTGTCTTCCCTCATTCTCAAAACATCTATTTATAGGTAAGATTGGAGAATAATTCTTATAATTTAATgcatgctttaaaatattttaattattttagtcaAAAATTTGGGCACAattgtttttcaatgttttgaactcttgttttttcaatgttttgaactcttgtttttcaatgttttgaactcATGTTTGTTAATGTTTTGAACTCCataatagataataaatataatactaatactgataattaataataataaatcatattcttacaAGTGGAGAGAAATTTTTGTGGGTTATTACCTGCGTCACAAACAAACGTCAGAGGCGCCGATGTTTGCACAGCGTAAacactccgacgctcaagtcagaaaacaatataaaaatgttaattgAGAGCTAAAAAGTTTAAGCATAAAATCATCCCCCCCATTTTCCTTTAGCATTGCCGAGTCGGGATCTTAAGATGTTGTAAAATTGTTCGATTAGTAACTTCTGTTTGTCCATTAGTCTGTGGGTTGCGTACTGATGTGAAAAACTGTTTGATAGATAAACCTTCACACTATACTTTTATTTTTGCTCCAGAAAATTGGGTCCCATTGTCTGAGACCAGAGCTCGGGGAATCTCGAACCTGTCGGGCCTTTTCCCCTTGCTACAGGACAAAGAAAATTTCTCATTGTTGCAGTGGATTATTTCACAAAATGGGTTGAGGCAGAACCATTGGCAAAAATTGCCGAAAAAGATATCAATGAGATATCGGATTTGAGGCTCGATTGTAACAAACTCTCACCCGCTAAAAAACATTATTAATTTCcatgatataaaaatattacatcATTTTAAAGATATACTATTTTCAACCTAAAACAATTAGGTTAATTAATATAAGACTTGTAATGTCGTAACAACCTACTTTGAacatatacatttaatttgCATATAATTTATAATGTAGACGTTAAGTTAACTATGCCTTGCAATcgaattatatttaatttgataaatagttatttacaaaaaaaaaatagtgagactataaaaaacaaaaaagaacatGTTATTGCATCATGCGAACCTAAATCACGAGAATAATGCACCAACCAATGCCCTAACAGAAACTACCTTTTTGTTGTGGTCCTTTTGCAAGTTGGAAGACATATCAAAACTCTACTTAGTACGTACGATGATCGATAACAAGCTGGATTTTGTGAATGAGTTTAGCAGAATCCACACTttgaaaaatcgaaaaaaataaaaaaaatttaaaaaacttcGAATTTTTCGAGTTATTCATGCtcgtaaaataaaaattatgataatatgaaaGGATTATTAGATCAGTTTGAACTGAATTGGCGGTTCTTGACATATAGAAACTTTACAAGTAGATAAATATGGTTAAACAAATTGTAACTAACAAGActttttaaatactttttttttattaaaaaaaaacccaacaaaATAAAGAgcttataatttaatatatacgTATATTAAAGCAAGATAACGGAAAAAATACACTAGTTATTTAATATTacataagaaaaaaatttggttgCATGATTCCCACGTTTTATATCTCCTCAAAAAACAACTATATTAGGAGTTGTATTCCACAAAACCTCTCAATCTTTCTGTTAAGAGACCTCTCCCTGTTTCTTTCCTCCCATATCTTTCTCTTACACACATCCAAACAGCCAgattatcatttaaaaattctaTATAAATGCTCCATTTGAGAATTCCATTTTTATTCTTACTAtagaaagttaaaaaaaaaaagtagtttGATCTAAAAAGGTAACAGGAATGGAAGATGTGTGTGGTTCTGATGAGCAGATTGAACTGCCGCCGGGTTTTCGGTTCCACCCTACGGACGAGGAGCTCATAACTCATTATTTGTCTGCTAAAGTTCTTGATTTTAGCTTCAGCGCCATAGCCATTGGGCAGGTTGATCTGAACAAGGTGGAGCCTTGGGATTTGCCATGTAAGTGTAGTGATAGTAAATAGATGAATATggcaattattttttattttttggcgTCAGGTTGATTAATTTTTTGATCTTGGAATTAAAGGGAAGGCGAAAATGGGAGAAAAGGAGTGGTACTTTTTCTGTTTGAAGGATAGGAAGTACCCGACTGGGTTGAGGACAAATAGAGCCACGGATGCGGGATACTGGAAGGCCACCGGAAAGGATAAGGAGATCTTTCGAGCGGAGACGTTAGTCGGGATGAAGAAAACTTTGGTTTTCTATAGGGGAAGGGCTCCAAGAGGTGAAAAGAGTGACTGGGTTATGCATGAATATAGACTGGAGGGCAAGAATTCCATGTGCAATCTCCCCAAAAATGCTAAGGTCCAAGCTTCCTCTGTTTTTTTAACGATTCTTGGTTACTTGTGTCTAAAGATTTCTTCTCTTCTTGAATTTGCAGAATGAATGGGTAATATGTAGAGTCTTCAAGAAGAGTTCCAGCGGGAAGAAGATCCATGTATCAGGTCTAGATTACGGTGCGGACTCACAGTCCTCAGCTTTACCTTCATTGATGGAGATATCTTCTGATGAGAACCAGACAAGAAGATTCAACGAAGGCCAAGTGTCGAACTTGCCCTGTTTCTCCACTCAGATGGAGGATCATCGAAATTTTTCGCCATTTCCATCTCATTTCTCCCAAGTATCATCAACTCCAAATTCTTATATTTCGTctcaatttcataaaaatattcttgacCCCGATTCAGCCATGATCCAAGATCAGTCCATACTAAAGATCTTGCTGGAGAATAATGGAGCAAGCACGAGGGAAAATGCAAGGCCAGAATTCTTACAGGAAAGTGGCAATCTTGAGGCTGGATTCAAGCCTTTTGAGGACCAAGAATTTGCAGATATTTCAACTTCTTCCATAGACCTTGATTGCTTGTGGAACAATTATTAAGTTTTCAAGTAGAAACTTCATGAAATTGTATCattagaaaataatttctaCTAGTTTCCGAATTTGATTATGTGACAAAAGTATATCAAATCTCCACCCTTAGCTCCCACTCAAACATAGTTATTTTTCTTCGATAATAGTTCCATTTTTAGAATATTGTTATTGTTCTCATTATTTAGTCgtgcttatttattttataaggaaaaaaagaaaagaaaagaaaagttgCGAGAGTTATGGGGGGTCAACCGACCACTCGTAGGTTGAATTCGTTAATGGAGATGGTACTATTATTTTGTGAGCAAATGCTCAAATAATACATGTGGATTCAAGAAATCGAATCAgtcaaaaaaattagtttttgatGTAGTGGACTACCGAGTAATTGACTAGAAAGTTATTTAACTTCTAATTAGTTTTCATCAAGCTTTGTTTTATAAAAGACTTGTGATTTGTAGTTTGTTTGAGATAGTGAATTCAGAAACTTCAATGAGAGTTTAACATGGACGAATGGAGCCGGGCCACTAGCAGATGAAGAAGGCCCCACTAGATTTGGTTTCTTCACTCAATTATCCAAGGTCGTCATTTTGGGCCCACGGCCCATATCTGAGATCCACTATAGGACAAACAAGACCACCAGTAACAACCAGCTTCAATCAAATTAActtatatatatctattattattattaaaaaattttataatagaAACAGAAATAGTGTTCTGGTCTGATTTTAGTTCTTTCAATTTTATCTTTATGTGATatcaatattacacttttgttttcattttttaaaattccaacaaatacttttgttttaatttttttttaattacattaattcGCATAGCACTTTAGACCcttgataatttattaaatttcactttaatctctcgataattataaaaaaaactgtacAGACACGTATTGCGTATGCAAAGTAGCTAGTATAATATAGAAGAAAAACTAAAATAGTACCTAATTTGTatcaagaaatatatttttttttcaattttcgaACATTACGAGGTGTTAGAATAAGGGGACTACACGGATATTTGCCCCAATCCTTTTTGGTTATGTTTATTCCAATGCGTTTCAATATCATACAACTATGTACAGTGGCTTTCTATTCAATTTGGGATTTATTGCAATACCTTCAGAATGGGTAGCGGAATGGACGGTT
This sequence is a window from Primulina huaijiensis isolate GDHJ02 unplaced genomic scaffold, ASM1229523v2 scaffold40239, whole genome shotgun sequence. Protein-coding genes within it:
- the LOC140969137 gene encoding NAC domain-containing protein 92-like, which codes for MEDVCGSDEQIELPPGFRFHPTDEELITHYLSAKVLDFSFSAIAIGQVDLNKVEPWDLPWKAKMGEKEWYFFCLKDRKYPTGLRTNRATDAGYWKATGKDKEIFRAETLVGMKKTLVFYRGRAPRGEKSDWVMHEYRLEGKNSMCNLPKNAKNEWVICRVFKKSSSGKKIHVSGLDYGADSQSSALPSLMEISSDENQTRRFNEGQVSNLPCFSTQMEDHRNFSPFPSHFSQVSSTPNSYISSQFHKNILDPDSAMIQDQSILKILLENNGASTRENARPEFLQESGNLEAGFKPFEDQEFADISTSSIDLDCLWNNY